In Flavobacterium gelatinilyticum, a genomic segment contains:
- the ligA gene encoding NAD-dependent DNA ligase LigA yields the protein MNIQETIQALRDELNQHNYNYYVLDNATISDYDFDIKLKELQELENKHPEFFDEDSPTQRVGGTVTKNFKTIAHQFRMYSLDNSYSKEDLIDWENRLQRVLGNISLQYTCELKYDGASISISYENGKLVQALTRGDGFQGDEVTNNIKTIKSVPLRLKGDFPERFDIRGEIILPYAGFEKMNQELIEIGETPYSNPRNTASGSLKLQDSAEVAKRPLECLLYTVAGTNLPFKTQYEGLESARKWGFKVPAEAKLVNSMQEVFEFIDYWDVHRHKLPYETDGVVIKVNSIHSQEELGYTAKSPRWAIAYKFKSEQVSTVLKSISYQVGRTGAITPVANLEAVQLAGTIVKRASLHNADQIEKLDIRINDTVFVEKGGEIIPKIIAVDLEKRPENSEVTKYITHCPECETELVRNAGEANHYCPNFYGCPPQIIGRIQHYISRKAMDIEGLGGETVALLFNNGLVHNYADLYELKVENILPLERMAQKSAENLVNGVQKSKEIPFESVLFALGIRFVGETVAKKLAKHYKNIDALSQATLMDLILVDEIGERIARSVVEFFENEENKTIIERLKSYGIQFEILERINPDATEKFLGKTFVVSGVFAQFSRDELKKTIEDNGGKVGSSISAKTDFVVAGDNMGPAKLEKANKLNIPILSEEEFITKLNESE from the coding sequence ATGAATATTCAAGAAACCATTCAGGCATTACGAGATGAACTAAATCAGCACAATTACAATTATTATGTTTTAGATAACGCCACAATTTCTGATTACGATTTTGATATTAAACTAAAAGAACTTCAGGAATTAGAAAACAAACATCCCGAATTTTTTGATGAAGATTCTCCAACACAACGTGTAGGAGGTACAGTAACCAAAAACTTTAAAACCATAGCACATCAGTTCCGAATGTATTCGCTTGATAATTCCTATTCAAAAGAAGATTTAATTGACTGGGAAAACCGTTTACAGCGTGTTCTTGGAAATATAAGTCTTCAATACACCTGTGAACTAAAATACGACGGAGCTTCCATCAGTATTTCATACGAAAACGGAAAACTGGTTCAGGCCCTGACACGCGGCGACGGATTTCAGGGAGATGAAGTAACAAACAATATTAAAACCATAAAATCAGTTCCGTTACGTCTAAAAGGTGATTTTCCGGAAAGATTCGATATACGAGGTGAAATTATTCTGCCGTATGCCGGTTTCGAAAAAATGAATCAGGAATTAATTGAAATTGGAGAAACACCGTATTCAAACCCAAGAAACACAGCATCAGGAAGTTTAAAGCTGCAGGATAGTGCCGAGGTTGCCAAACGTCCGCTCGAATGTTTATTGTATACCGTTGCAGGAACCAATCTGCCATTTAAAACCCAATATGAAGGCTTGGAATCTGCCAGAAAATGGGGATTCAAAGTACCTGCAGAAGCCAAATTGGTTAACAGCATGCAGGAAGTTTTTGAATTTATTGATTATTGGGATGTACACCGCCATAAATTACCGTATGAAACAGATGGTGTTGTTATAAAAGTAAACAGCATTCATTCTCAGGAAGAATTAGGATATACAGCCAAATCCCCTCGCTGGGCGATTGCTTATAAATTTAAGTCAGAACAAGTTTCTACTGTTTTAAAATCAATCTCTTATCAGGTTGGACGTACAGGAGCGATTACTCCCGTAGCGAATTTAGAAGCTGTACAATTGGCAGGAACTATTGTAAAAAGAGCTTCACTTCATAATGCTGATCAAATCGAAAAGCTTGACATCAGAATAAATGATACCGTTTTTGTAGAAAAAGGAGGAGAGATTATTCCGAAGATTATTGCTGTAGATTTAGAAAAACGCCCAGAAAATTCAGAAGTTACAAAATACATTACACATTGCCCTGAATGTGAGACTGAATTAGTCAGAAATGCAGGAGAGGCCAATCATTATTGTCCTAACTTTTATGGCTGTCCACCGCAGATTATCGGTCGAATCCAGCATTACATTTCAAGAAAAGCAATGGATATTGAAGGACTGGGAGGCGAAACAGTGGCTCTGCTTTTCAATAACGGCTTAGTACACAATTATGCCGATTTATACGAATTGAAAGTCGAAAACATCCTGCCGTTGGAAAGAATGGCACAAAAATCAGCTGAAAACTTAGTAAACGGCGTCCAAAAATCGAAAGAAATTCCTTTTGAAAGTGTATTGTTTGCACTCGGAATTCGTTTTGTAGGCGAAACCGTAGCCAAAAAATTAGCGAAACATTATAAAAATATCGACGCTTTAAGCCAGGCAACTCTAATGGATTTAATTTTAGTAGATGAAATTGGAGAAAGAATCGCAAGAAGTGTTGTTGAATTCTTTGAAAACGAAGAAAATAAAACCATCATAGAACGTCTGAAAAGTTATGGCATTCAGTTTGAAATTTTAGAAAGAATCAATCCAGATGCTACAGAAAAATTCTTGGGAAAAACATTTGTCGTATCCGGAGTTTTTGCTCAGTTCTCAAGAGACGAACTTAAAAAGACCATTGAGGACAACGGAGGTAAAGTAGGAAGTTCAATTTCGGCAAAAACAGATTTTGTAGTAGCAGGCGACAATATGGGGCCGGCTAAATTAGAAAAAGCAAATAAATTAAATATTCCAATATTATCGGAAGAAGAATTTATCACGAAACTGAATGAAAGCGAATAA
- a CDS encoding lysoplasmalogenase family protein, whose product MKANKPSLILFFSALLCTIIFDCTEQDFLATYAKAVVLPAIFIYFLISREFKIRKIEGLIFLFCFIGHVFDLMDIEISEIGAVISFLIVYSLILKLFLFEHQKIKLRKKDILPVAIVILFIVYLLISVLGMKLDNLEEFKFIYIAYGIVLSALSYFSFVSYITRGSYITLLMSLMAISYIFSDIFYIFDEYFSYSVVLILIRDSTQIMAYFFMTKYFLEKAKKKRKSTIQ is encoded by the coding sequence ATGAAAGCGAATAAACCCTCGTTGATTTTATTTTTTTCAGCCCTGCTGTGTACAATTATTTTCGATTGTACAGAACAAGATTTTCTGGCTACTTATGCAAAAGCAGTCGTCCTGCCCGCCATATTTATTTACTTTTTAATCAGCAGGGAATTTAAAATCAGGAAAATAGAAGGTTTAATTTTTTTATTCTGCTTTATAGGCCACGTCTTCGATTTAATGGATATCGAAATTTCCGAAATTGGAGCCGTGATCTCTTTTCTAATTGTTTACTCATTAATACTCAAACTCTTTTTATTTGAACATCAAAAAATAAAACTCAGGAAAAAAGATATCCTGCCTGTCGCAATCGTAATACTGTTTATTGTGTACCTGCTGATATCTGTATTAGGAATGAAACTCGACAACCTGGAAGAATTCAAATTTATTTATATTGCTTACGGCATTGTATTAAGCGCATTGAGTTACTTCTCTTTTGTAAGTTATATTACAAGAGGAAGTTACATAACGCTTTTGATGTCGCTGATGGCAATAAGCTACATCTTCTCGGATATCTTTTATATTTTCGATGAATATTTTTCCTATTCGGTCGTTTTAATACTAATCAGAGACAGCACCCAGATTATGGCTTATTTTTTTATGACCAAATATTTTCTTGAAAAAGCAAAGAAAAAGAGAAAAAGTACTATACAATAA
- a CDS encoding PorP/SprF family type IX secretion system membrane protein: MKLYIKPLETYFILICSFITICASAQQDPQYTQYMYNTMAVNPAYAGSTGTLEATLLHRSQWVGISGAPETQSFSIHSPLTNENIGLGLSVVNDKIGPSNELYLDGNFSYSVPLGYEKRLAFGLKAGTRMLNIDWSKGKYYNNNDVLLNQNITNQMKLAVGAGIYYYTEKFYLGLSVPSFIRSDYYDDVQESIDYDRLHYFLMGGYVFDLNPNLKFKPAFLVKAVSGAPLTADVSANFMIAEKFVIGGSYRTDDSVSILAGFQISPSFYLGYAFDYTISELNKYNDGTHEFILRYTFNKGQNKIKSPRFF, translated from the coding sequence ATGAAACTATATATAAAACCATTAGAAACGTATTTCATTTTAATATGTTCTTTTATTACAATATGTGCCAGTGCACAACAAGATCCCCAATATACTCAGTATATGTATAACACAATGGCGGTTAATCCGGCTTATGCCGGATCAACCGGCACTTTAGAAGCCACTCTTTTGCATCGTTCGCAATGGGTAGGAATTTCAGGAGCGCCGGAAACACAATCGTTTTCTATTCATTCGCCTCTTACTAACGAGAATATTGGTTTAGGATTAAGTGTTGTCAATGATAAAATAGGTCCTTCAAACGAGCTGTATCTTGACGGAAACTTTTCTTATTCTGTACCTCTTGGCTATGAAAAAAGATTAGCATTTGGTCTTAAAGCCGGAACGAGAATGTTAAACATAGACTGGTCTAAAGGGAAATATTACAACAATAATGATGTTCTGCTGAATCAGAATATTACTAACCAGATGAAACTGGCTGTTGGAGCAGGTATTTACTACTATACGGAGAAATTCTATTTAGGTCTTTCGGTTCCAAGTTTTATCAGAAGCGATTATTATGATGATGTTCAGGAATCTATAGACTATGATCGTTTACATTATTTTTTGATGGGAGGATATGTTTTTGATTTGAACCCGAATTTAAAGTTCAAACCAGCATTTTTAGTAAAAGCAGTAAGCGGTGCGCCGCTCACTGCTGATGTATCGGCGAATTTTATGATAGCTGAAAAGTTTGTCATTGGAGGATCATACCGTACAGATGATTCGGTAAGTATACTCGCAGGTTTTCAAATATCACCAAGTTTTTATCTGGGCTACGCTTTCGATTACACAATCAGCGAGTTGAACAAGTATAATGATGGTACACATGAATTCATTTTACGCTACACGTTCAATAAAGGTCAGAATAAAATCAAATCTCCTCGATTCTTCTAA
- a CDS encoding bifunctional metallophosphatase/5'-nucleotidase codes for MKRREFIEKTAASTALLSLGLSLSSFETNDIKHLTVLHTNDVHSHIDPFPADDPRNPNKGGISRRAALIETIRRENPNVLLLDAGDIFQGTPYFNYYGGELEFKLMSMMKYDASTIGNHDFDNGLDGLYAQMPHATFEFINSNYNFKNTVMNGLVKPYKIFNKNGIKVGVFGVGIELQGLVDKQLYKETVYNNPVEIAQDMTQLLKNQEKCDLVICLSHLGYKYKDDENKISDLKFAALTQDIDLIIGGHTHTFLDKPTVIKNKAGVDVLVNQVGCYGINLGRIDFYFDKDKAHTNQSRSIIV; via the coding sequence ATGAAAAGAAGAGAATTTATCGAGAAAACTGCTGCCAGTACTGCTTTATTAAGCCTTGGATTATCTTTGAGCAGTTTTGAAACCAACGATATTAAACACTTAACTGTTCTTCATACAAACGATGTACACAGTCATATTGATCCTTTTCCTGCTGATGATCCCCGTAATCCAAATAAAGGAGGGATTTCGCGCCGTGCTGCTCTTATAGAAACAATTCGCCGCGAAAATCCTAATGTGCTTTTACTTGATGCCGGTGATATTTTTCAGGGAACTCCTTATTTTAATTATTATGGCGGCGAGCTTGAATTTAAATTAATGAGCATGATGAAATATGATGCCTCTACAATTGGAAACCATGATTTTGACAATGGTCTGGATGGATTGTATGCACAAATGCCTCATGCCACTTTTGAGTTTATTAACTCAAACTATAATTTTAAAAATACGGTTATGAACGGTCTCGTAAAACCGTATAAAATCTTCAATAAAAACGGCATTAAAGTGGGGGTTTTTGGTGTAGGAATTGAGCTTCAGGGTTTAGTTGACAAACAATTATACAAGGAAACAGTATATAATAATCCGGTCGAAATTGCGCAGGATATGACGCAGTTATTAAAAAATCAGGAGAAATGCGATTTGGTTATCTGTCTTTCGCACCTTGGTTACAAATATAAGGATGATGAAAACAAGATTTCTGACTTAAAATTTGCCGCACTTACACAAGATATTGATTTAATCATTGGCGGTCATACACATACTTTTCTTGACAAACCTACTGTTATAAAAAACAAAGCCGGTGTTGATGTACTGGTAAATCAGGTAGGGTGTTACGGAATCAATTTAGGCCGTATCGATTTTTATTTTGATAAAGATAAAGCACACACAAATCAGTCGAGATCTATTATTGTATAG
- a CDS encoding OmpA family protein — MKKLYILSLVLSITFSFAQKTNLKKADALFRNFSYTDASKAYEECLQNIKNPSAQTLKNAADSYYFISDARNALKWYRKLYEVQGNNLTDIYYLRYIQTMKAVMDYDEADKITKEYLDKKGDQKEINRYVAQKKILDSLAKAKPLYQVKNLDINTSKSDFGTAFFQEKIVFTSARDTTKFSEKLYTWNNQPFLNLYLSERNPADGSLFNETLFLPNVMSKYHEATATFDASGKTIYYTTNIVKKNKLVLDGNKINNFQIIKGSLVDNKLENPQGVFFNSEDYSVGHPCLSDDGQWLFFASDMPGGFGETDLYVVKISDDGTMSSPLNLGPNINTIGNDLFPFFRNGILYFSSDGHYGLGDLDVYESKFLPDGNFTVPRNLGAPINSNKDDFAYIVDKTESYGYISSNRAGGKGDDDIYAFTKGKPVCNQNISGMAVDRKTKLPLTDVTIMAYNSFKEVLGETKTNYEGKYAITVPCNKVVNMIAAKPNYSSDERTVETTKENEREIPNVNFELSNYDDLVVKKKGVEMVDVKPIYFDYDKYDITPLAVEELTKVVFIMQKFPNIRIKIESHTDSRGKDSYNLKLSDNRAKSTRDYIVSQGIDASRIESAIGYGESRLINKCKNGVKCTEEEHLLNRRSDFIIIQK, encoded by the coding sequence ATGAAAAAATTATATATCCTGAGTTTAGTCTTGAGCATTACGTTTAGTTTTGCTCAAAAGACTAATTTAAAGAAAGCCGATGCTTTGTTCAGAAACTTCTCTTATACAGATGCTTCAAAAGCATACGAAGAATGTCTGCAGAATATCAAGAATCCATCGGCACAGACTTTAAAAAATGCAGCCGACTCGTATTATTTTATTTCAGATGCACGAAATGCATTAAAATGGTATAGAAAACTTTACGAAGTACAAGGCAATAATTTAACAGACATTTACTATCTGCGTTATATTCAGACTATGAAAGCAGTCATGGATTATGATGAAGCAGATAAGATCACAAAAGAATATCTCGATAAAAAAGGAGACCAAAAAGAAATCAATCGTTATGTAGCCCAGAAAAAAATTCTGGACAGTCTGGCAAAAGCAAAACCTTTGTATCAGGTTAAAAATCTGGATATCAATACCAGTAAATCTGATTTTGGAACCGCCTTTTTTCAGGAAAAAATCGTGTTTACTTCTGCGAGAGATACAACAAAATTCAGCGAAAAACTGTATACATGGAACAACCAGCCTTTCCTGAATTTGTATTTATCTGAAAGAAATCCTGCCGATGGGAGTTTATTCAACGAAACGTTATTTTTACCCAACGTAATGAGTAAATACCACGAAGCAACAGCGACTTTTGATGCAAGCGGAAAAACGATCTATTATACAACGAACATTGTAAAGAAAAACAAACTGGTTTTAGACGGAAATAAAATCAACAATTTCCAGATTATCAAAGGATCACTTGTCGATAACAAACTCGAAAATCCGCAGGGCGTTTTCTTCAACAGCGAAGATTATTCGGTAGGACATCCTTGCTTAAGCGATGACGGACAATGGCTTTTCTTTGCATCCGATATGCCGGGAGGTTTTGGTGAAACCGATTTGTATGTTGTGAAAATTTCAGATGATGGTACAATGAGTTCTCCTTTAAATCTGGGACCTAATATCAATACAATTGGTAATGACCTTTTTCCATTTTTTAGAAACGGAATACTTTATTTTTCTTCAGACGGACATTACGGCCTTGGTGATTTAGATGTTTACGAAAGTAAATTTCTGCCGGATGGAAATTTTACCGTTCCACGCAATTTAGGCGCTCCTATAAACAGCAACAAAGATGATTTTGCTTATATAGTAGACAAGACAGAAAGTTACGGCTACATTTCATCAAACAGGGCAGGAGGTAAAGGAGATGATGATATCTACGCTTTTACCAAAGGAAAACCGGTTTGTAACCAAAACATATCAGGAATGGCTGTTGACAGAAAAACCAAACTGCCTTTAACAGATGTTACTATTATGGCTTACAACTCTTTTAAAGAAGTATTAGGCGAAACCAAAACTAATTACGAAGGGAAATATGCCATTACAGTGCCGTGTAATAAAGTGGTCAATATGATTGCGGCCAAACCAAACTACAGCAGTGACGAAAGAACAGTCGAAACTACAAAAGAAAACGAACGCGAAATTCCTAATGTAAATTTCGAACTAAGCAATTACGATGATTTAGTGGTGAAAAAGAAAGGCGTAGAAATGGTTGATGTTAAACCAATTTACTTTGATTACGACAAATACGACATTACACCTCTGGCTGTAGAAGAATTGACAAAAGTGGTCTTCATTATGCAGAAGTTTCCCAACATTCGCATTAAAATAGAATCACATACAGATTCCCGCGGAAAAGATTCATACAACTTAAAACTTTCTGATAACAGAGCAAAATCAACCAGAGACTATATTGTGTCACAAGGAATCGATGCTTCAAGAATCGAAAGTGCCATTGGTTACGGTGAAAGCCGCTTAATCAATAAATGCAAAAACGGAGTGAAATGTACTGAAGAAGAACATTTATTAAACAGACGCTCTGACTTTATCATTATTCAAAAATAG